In Aegilops tauschii subsp. strangulata cultivar AL8/78 unplaced genomic scaffold, Aet v6.0 ptg000500l_obj, whole genome shotgun sequence, the sequence TACGATAAACAAAAGGAATATATTTGTCCGTCCTTTAACAAGCTCTGCTTCAATTGTATGTATTTAGTAGTTGTGTCCAGTTTATTTGAAAAGTGCACGAGTTCTTGACACACTGGTTAATTCTGGAGTTTATGACGCATATACAAATAGGTTTGCCAAAAGGGTCTTTAACTAGAATATTTCCACACATTTTGCAAGATGCAATCACTAACTAGAAGATTGTAGAAGTTACTTCCCCGTTTGATGCCTTTTCCCCTCCAAAATTTTGATGCAGATGCAATAGCAGGCAGCTCGAGCGTACTTATGCTTCTTTTTGCATTTTGGTTGGGCTACAGGAAGTACGGATCCAAAAGGAAATCAAAGGAGAGAGCAAAGATTGAGTCCATCCTACAAAAGAATGGAACTGTCCATTTGAAACGGTACACTTATGCCCAAGTGAAAAGAATAACGAGATCTTTTGCTGAAAAGCTAGGTCAAGGTGGATTTGGTGCTGTTTACAGAGGCGACCTCTTTGATGGTCGTCAGATAGCAGTCAAAATACTCAAGGACTACAAGACTGATGGGGAGGATTTCATCAATGAGGTAGCTAGCATTAGTAGAACTTCTCACGTTAACGTTCTTAATCTCTTAGGATTTTGCTTGGAAGGATCTAAAAGGGCATTAATTTATGACTATATGCCTAATGGTTCACTTGAAAAGTATGCCTTCAAGGATGGCTCTAAAGGTGGAAATACTTTAGGTTGGGAAAAATTATTTGATATAGCAGTGGGCATTGCTCGAGGACTTGAATATCTCCACAGAGGATGCAATACCCGCATGGTGCATTTTGATATCAAGCCCCACAACATTCTATTGGATCAAAATTTCTGTCCAAAGATTTCTGATTTTGGACTAGCCAAGCAGTGCCTCAATAAAGAAAGTGTTATTTCCATTGGTGGTGCAAGAGGAACAATAGGCTATATAGCCCCCGAGGTTTATTCGAAGCAATTTGGAACAGTAAGTACTAAGTCTGATGTTTACAGTTATGGAATGATGGTTCTTGAGATGGTTGGGGCAAGGGACAAGAATATCAGCCAAAATAGTGAATCTACCAGCCAATATTTCCCACAATGGATTTATGAACATTTAGATGAATATTGTCTTAGTGCTTCCGAGATAAATGGAGGGACCTCAGAGATTGTAAGGAAGATGATAGTGGTAGGGAGGTGCATACAGTTGAGTCCTACAGATCGTCCAACAATGACTAGAGTTGTCGAGATGCTTGAAGGGAGCACAACTAACATCGAATTGCCACCAACGGTGCTCTTGAGTTGATAGGTTTGTATTGTTCTCCGGCACTTGCTCAAGTATTGCATAATTTGTGAGAAAGATTGGAAATTTTTAATTCTTAAATGATGGACTGAAAATTTAAAGACTTCCGAGTGCCATTTGTGTGTATGCAGTGGGGATTCCACCAAATTATTGACCGAGTGTGACCATATTTGTGGAGACATATTCTAATTGGGCCTAGCAATTGGCAGCTCATGACGGGCGTGAGGGCGTGTGCacgttttttttcttcttttttctcctGGTTTTgttgtttttctatttttattatAAATTTTCCTCTCGGTAGTGTTTTTTAGAAAATTTGATTACTTTTAAATATACAAACTTTTTTAATTTATCATATATTTCTAATTCGTGAAAATTTCTTAAAATTTTGTGATTTTTAAAATTCGTAAACACTTTTGCAAATTCCTGagtattttatttttttgaacatTATTCCAAATCTGTCATAATTTTGAAAATTTATGAATCTTTTAAATCCGTGAATTTTTTATTTCACCaactttttcaaaactgaaaATGATAAAAGATAGCATTCTTTTCCAAGCCAGCAGGAGTGAACCAGAGGATTGTGGGCCGTGGCCCGTGCCCATTTTTGTGGCAACCTGGCCCTTAAAGCGCAAAATAGGAGCATTTTCTATTTACCGCGCATTGCGACTTAATATCGAGTCTTACATAGAGCCTACGAGCGAGTGGCTGGACTGGGCCATCTCAGTTTTGGTTTTTTTAGAAAGCATGCTTGTATTCAAATCATCAAATCTCTACTTCTAATGGACGAGTTGGTTGAATAGTCCCCCCACTTTCGTCTGGTTTTTTTTCGACTGGTTTTTTTTCGTCCCACCTTCGTCTGGTTTTTTTTCGTCGTTTTTTTTTCGTCTGGTTTTTCTTTCGTATCTCACCCCGCACGTAAAACTAACCTCAATCTCGATCTGTTTCATCTCAGCCTCCAGCCCCgagaggagccgccgccgccgccgagaggAGACGCCCCAGCCCCGAGAGGAGCCACCGCCGCCGAGAGGAGACGCCCCAACCCCGAGAGGATCCGCCGCAGCCGGGGAACGaggtcgccgccgcctccctcgcccgcggcCATGATGACCGATCTGGCGTGGGCGCCGCAGATcaccctctggtccatggcctcgaCCAGGTACGAATCCTTCCTCCACTTCTTCTGGTTTGGTTATTTCCGCATCTTGATCTGATTCGGGCGTGTGTGCAGTTTGCTATGATCTGGCGACGGGATGCAAGGAGAAGCTGCTGCGGTTTCAAGGGGCCGTGAGGATGCCCACCATGAAGGCGTGTCTGGGATGATGGAGGTGATATCCAGGCCCTGCTGATATCGGCCAGGTCCCCGATGCCGTCGACTGGCGGCGGCCACCGTGTCCTCTTCCATGGCGTCGGCGGGGCCTTCCCCTGCCAAGCGCAGCGGCTCCTTGGCTGGATCACCGTCGCACACCTCGCCGGCGTGGTCGGCAAGATCTGCATCTCGATCCTCGCCACTCTCCATCCTCTTGCAGGTAATAGGCTTTCCGCCCCCTCTTTTATCTCCCGCGTTCTCGTGTGCACGGATTGTGAGCGTGAAGGAATATTTCTCTTCTATTTCATGGTGCTGCTGTGCTCCTTCTGCCTTCACACTGCACATATATAGATTCTTCAAAGGAATTGGATGCTGATAATATCAACTTAGTTCCCTGAAtgtgatatatatatattcttCCCTCGCTTTGAATTGATTGCCCCAAACAATATATCTCTGGTTGACAGTCATGGCCTATTATTATTGTTGTTAATTTACAACACTCTGCGCTGTATTGTCCAATCATGGTCCAAACTTAAACCTTGGCTATGGATTCATTGTATGTACCATATGCTGTTCATAGCTACAAAATTGCAATCTCTTGAAAATGTTCTTGAATACAGTAATTTTTTTGTCACATAACCCATATGCTGATGATAAAGTTTGTTGTATGAGCTTGTGGCATACTGATCCGACAGGTGGCAGGTATGCGTTCAGATGTTGCAGCTCTAAGGAAGGgtagtatatggcacatggcttTGTGGGTTGTTCGACAAGAAGTGTTTTGGGCATATTCGAAAGGCAATCTTGTCAAAATTGTACATCGATTTTCTTATTCCGCCATCAGCTTCTATTGATATGAGCGATACAAAAAGTTCAGCACTGAATTTTAGTATGTTAACTTGCAAGATTTCTCGTGACTATTTTTTTTGTTATAGGTTTATAAATTTCGAAATATAGTTGCAGCTTCACGGAATGGACGACCCAAATTATGTTAGTGTCTATATGTTTACTTGGTGGTGGTCTAGCGTGAGTGACACCTGCATCTGTAACTTACCCATTGGATGTTGTTCGAAATCACCTGACAACACAGGTGATGCTTTTCTTCCTTTTGTGATTTGTGAATAACACTAAGCCAATCAATCAATCAATATAACTTCCAGTTAGAACTTAGAGCATCTTTACCTAACGCTTTCATGCAATGCAGCTTTACAGACCAAAGGAACAGGTTTTAGTAAGCTAAACTTTCATGTCTATAAAATTCTGCAGAAAACCACTAGGTATTACAAGGGCATCTTTCACACGTTGTCTACAATTTGTAGAGAAGAGAGTGGTAGAGGATTGTATAAAGGCCTTTGGTCCACCTTATTGGTAAGCCGTCTGCTTCTACTGAGAATTGTTTTTTAGTTGACTTCCCAGTAACTTTTATGAGTTACAGGGAGTTGGACCTGATATATCAATCAACGTTTATGTATATGAATCCCTGAGGTCTCATTGGCAAATGGAAAGTTGAATGTCAAACTGTGCGACCAATGATTTGCTATGGTACCTCCCTCTTCTCTCTTCTATGAACCCTATAACACACGTCTCAAATCTTAATTTCTTTTATCCTATTGCAGGTTAATTCCAGTTGGCTGTGTTAACCTACAGTAATCAATCAAGTCAACAAATATAACAATGATACTTTGTCTTCTGATTTTTGGTGGTGATTTTTTTTGTGACTGAACTAACAGGAGCTGAAGCATGTGTTCTTATTTTTTTATATGACTAGATGCATATGAACTGAAGCTCCATAATTTTCTTTTCAAGTCGACATTGGTGGCAACCAATACAATTAGCGTTATTTACAACCAATGAAGTCTTATAATTTTCTTTCTTAGAAATATACAGTGACACTGACTATCATTTAGTAGCTCTACCGGCACTAGCCAAAAACAataatatttatttatttaaccACCAAATAGAACAATAGGTTATTCTGCATTATGGGTACACAAATCACAACACTATATTTCAGCTGTAGAAATCTGTGTGGATGCCTGCTGATATTTTAAGCCTACATATTGCCGATTTGGTTTGAGGAATGCTTGAAGCATAATTTACTCCCTAATGTGCAAATAGCAGTATCATTTTTTGTCAAGAAACTGAGAAGACGGAAGAGAGTTGGTGTTGTCAGTGTGGTGAGCCTATGCGGCAACCACAAGGCTGAAGTCTGCTTTGATCGTTGTTCAAGATTTGAGCTTTGGCTCCGGTTTTGATAGCTCTATATCAGTGAGTTTAGTACAGTAACTATTTTAAGTATCTTTACTGTGCATAGTTGCATACATTTTATTCATGGATTAGTCTTGGTAATATTAACATTTGAAAAGCAATTTTTGTGTGACCATTTTTTCATCTTAGTATCTCCATCTACCAGCAAAAGGCAACGTGCACAAACCTGTATTTAACATGCAACATGAGATAGTGTGCATCGAAACTATGCTTATGTTTGTGACATTCATGTGGCATCTCATGCAGATAGATTTTATTATCCATTTCTGTAGCATGCAATGTTTATtttcttcttttggtccataatcCCTCCtcaaagaaatataagagtgtttagatcactaaagaagtgatctaaacgctcttatatttctttacataGGGAGTACATGTCATGATTGTTGGATACACATGCAGACTTTCAGCGAGTTTTTGTTCTCGGACTTGGGATCCACAGTCCAAAGTTGATTGGTGGATCAAGTGAACTTGGTGCATCTCCATTCAAGCTGGTGTACAATTACCAGCCTGCTTGTTTAGCGCAGTCTCCACAATCATACAAGCAAATGAGCATCTGTGGTGGCTTTGGGCGCGTGTTTGAGGCTGGTCCGGTATTTAGATCAGAAAAATAAACACTCACAGGCATCTGTGTGAGTTTATTGGGTTGGATGCAGAAATGGAGATTAAGAAGCACTACTTTGAGGCAaggaagatttggaggaaataATTCTTTAGTTTGTCTATTGAAGCGATGCTGACCAAGTACTGATTTTTGTTTTCAGGTTTGTGATATCATAGATTGCTAATTGTAGCAATATTCAAACACCCAAATGAAAATTGTCAGAAGGAACTCGAGACAATAAATAGGCAGTATCCATTTGAACCTCTGAAGGTAAGACATTACTCCTTACTGTTTTGTGTTGTTATATGTGTGCTTTTGCTTAATTTACTGTCTCAACTTCTTCTAATTTATATACAGTACCTAGAGAAAACGTTGAAGCTAACGTACGAGGAAGGGATTAAAATGCTCAAGGTACTAACATGTACTTTTATGTATGTCTATGATATCATTATTGTGGCGTTGTATACAATATGCTCTTTTTTGTTGTTCTCACAGTATGATCGATACTAGAACTTAATAGCCCAATT encodes:
- the LOC109751789 gene encoding LEAF RUST 10 DISEASE-RESISTANCEUS RECEPTOR-LIKE PROTEIN KINASE-like 2.3, yielding MMLPGHALCRAEQGLFEDAPRKLLFNFLVVILALEFINKADLIAKTSALKADTHTPIMSASQEWSSVRPMVSQTKVVTSIAMSQHRQKKPYSSPSALSSVHSPISAPSYSSISGASELSFDSLDLFDPSMQHNRRSAEEVPAHVDADLPDAASNTSTAPSGVVQPPLSPYDGCCAPNMVQRRGSENCHCVYPVRVVLFLHNVSLNSNWSNEFLEELASHLNLRVTQFEIVNFYVVGTSGLNMTMDIAPHTGNSFSSEQVTAMNYSLSLHTIRINPVLIGDYNLLDLVWFRPLAPAPDAIAGSSSVLMLLFAFWLGYRKYGSKRKSKERAKIESILQKNGTVHLKRYTYAQVKRITRSFAEKLGQGGFGAVYRGDLFDGRQIAVKILKDYKTDGEDFINEVASISRTSHVNVLNLLGFCLEGSKRALIYDYMPNGSLEKYAFKDGSKGGNTLGWEKLFDIAVGIARGLEYLHRGCNTRMVHFDIKPHNILLDQNFCPKISDFGLAKQCLNKESVISIGGARGTIGYIAPEVYSKQFGTVSTKSDVYSYGMMVLEMVGARDKNISQNSESTSQYFPQWIYEHLDEYCLSASEINGGTSEIVRKMIVVGRCIQLSPTDRPTMTRVVEMLEGSTTNIELPPTVLLS